The Parabacteroides sp. AD58 genome includes a window with the following:
- a CDS encoding outer membrane beta-barrel family protein, producing the protein MIKNIITCFLFAGSIPLSAQTIHGKLVDEKDQPLPYANIVLLSLPDSAFVTGTMSDENGSFALEATTTNQLVRISSIGFETIYKSINPPDLGIIRLVSDVQQLGEVIVKGSLPITRMKGNAMVTSVSGTVLEKAGTTEQLLDKIPNVTAQDGEINVFGRGTPEIYINGRKVRDLTELDQISAENIKSVEVINNPGARYGADVTAVIRIATKKVEGEGFGFDNRAMFQYNRDWSALEQFNFNYRKGSFDLSGMIYGSRSYGWSSKDFYQDTYLQQYWRQESTVFTDGTDKRLGAQLALNYTFDENNAIGIRYGYDKTPANTMNMILHTQVFQDQEPTESTYSPNLETDKDDTHQLNAYYTGKINDWNVDLNLDGYWSDIHKENDIDEVTRIPNQAEETRTVSSFNDVSNSLYATKLILSKPVWDGELAFGGEYTYTNRGNLFINPEGILNDDNSRIRENMGAVFAEYGKNFGKVQTQIGLRYEYTSSDYYVDGKRIDEQSKTYNNLFPTFSLSFPIQRINIQLAYRTDIARPSYWDLRNNVLYANKYTYETGNPLLKPTLTQNVTLGATYRWIQLTTGYNRIKDKVINVTSLYDEENPTIMLMSLANAPTYDKVFAGLTVAPTIGFWRPQWRFQVTKQWYTTQTPQGPLKLNNPMGTITWNNNLQLPWGILLDVDFLYKTKGDIQNGRFLKPSWRADLSLQKSFLNDNLTIQLDAWNVLDSYKRSFIMYVSDRQTMQMDEHSTHCQARLTIRYKFNASKSKYKGTGAGQEQKSRM; encoded by the coding sequence ATGATTAAAAACATCATTACCTGTTTCCTATTTGCAGGAAGCATACCTCTTTCAGCACAAACGATCCATGGAAAACTTGTCGATGAAAAAGATCAGCCTTTACCCTATGCCAATATCGTATTGTTATCGCTTCCTGATTCAGCATTCGTAACAGGTACGATGAGTGATGAAAACGGTTCTTTCGCCTTGGAAGCAACAACCACCAACCAGCTCGTCCGTATTTCGTCTATTGGCTTTGAAACCATCTATAAATCCATCAATCCTCCTGATTTAGGCATCATACGTTTGGTCTCGGATGTACAGCAATTAGGCGAAGTGATAGTCAAAGGTTCATTGCCCATTACCCGCATGAAAGGGAATGCCATGGTAACAAGCGTAAGCGGAACCGTACTGGAAAAAGCTGGAACTACCGAACAATTACTCGACAAAATCCCGAATGTAACTGCCCAAGACGGAGAAATAAACGTATTCGGAAGGGGAACACCGGAAATCTATATCAACGGACGTAAAGTTCGAGACCTGACAGAACTGGATCAGATATCAGCCGAAAACATCAAGTCGGTAGAAGTCATCAACAATCCGGGTGCCCGATATGGAGCTGATGTGACAGCAGTTATACGAATTGCCACCAAGAAGGTTGAAGGCGAAGGCTTTGGATTCGATAATCGCGCCATGTTTCAATACAACCGTGACTGGAGCGCCTTGGAACAATTTAACTTCAACTATCGTAAAGGGAGTTTTGACTTGTCGGGCATGATCTACGGTTCTCGGTCTTACGGATGGTCATCCAAAGATTTTTATCAAGACACTTATCTCCAGCAATATTGGAGACAGGAATCAACCGTCTTCACCGATGGAACAGACAAAAGATTAGGCGCACAGCTTGCCTTGAACTACACCTTCGACGAGAACAATGCCATCGGTATTCGCTACGGCTATGATAAAACACCGGCAAATACCATGAACATGATCCTGCATACACAAGTATTTCAAGACCAAGAACCAACAGAAAGCACTTACAGTCCGAATCTCGAAACAGATAAAGATGACACCCATCAGCTTAATGCCTACTATACGGGAAAGATCAATGACTGGAACGTTGACTTAAACCTGGATGGTTACTGGAGTGATATCCATAAAGAAAACGACATTGATGAAGTTACCCGTATTCCCAATCAAGCAGAAGAAACCCGGACAGTTTCCTCATTCAATGACGTAAGCAATTCGTTATATGCTACCAAACTGATACTTTCCAAACCCGTATGGGACGGCGAGCTAGCTTTCGGTGGTGAATATACATATACAAACCGAGGTAATCTCTTCATCAATCCGGAAGGAATTCTCAATGATGACAACAGCCGCATCCGTGAAAACATGGGAGCTGTCTTTGCCGAATACGGAAAAAATTTCGGGAAAGTTCAAACACAAATAGGACTACGCTACGAATATACCTCATCCGATTATTACGTGGATGGCAAACGGATAGACGAACAAAGCAAGACATACAATAACCTGTTCCCGACGTTTTCCTTGTCATTTCCTATCCAACGGATAAATATCCAACTGGCTTACCGGACAGATATTGCTCGTCCGTCCTATTGGGATCTGCGGAACAACGTATTATATGCCAACAAATATACATACGAAACCGGAAACCCGTTATTGAAACCGACATTGACTCAAAACGTAACGTTAGGAGCAACATACCGATGGATACAATTAACTACCGGCTATAACCGTATCAAAGACAAGGTCATCAATGTAACAAGCTTGTATGACGAAGAAAATCCGACCATTATGCTCATGTCGCTGGCTAATGCTCCGACATATGACAAGGTATTTGCCGGACTGACCGTTGCTCCTACCATCGGATTCTGGCGTCCGCAATGGAGATTTCAAGTGACAAAACAATGGTACACAACCCAAACACCTCAAGGGCCGTTGAAACTGAATAACCCGATGGGAACCATTACCTGGAATAACAATCTTCAGTTGCCTTGGGGAATTTTGCTGGATGTTGATTTTCTTTACAAAACGAAAGGAGACATACAAAACGGTCGTTTCTTAAAACCTTCATGGCGGGCAGACCTTTCTTTACAAAAGAGCTTCCTCAACGACAACCTGACCATTCAGCTTGACGCATGGAATGTATTGGATAGTTATAAACGTAGTTTTATCATGTATGTCAGCGACCGGCAAACCATGCAAATGGATGAGCATTCCACACATTGCCAGGCAAGACTGACTATCCGCTATAAATTCAATGCCAGCAAAAGTAAATATAAAGGAACAGGAGCCGGCCAAGAACAAAAGAGCCGCATGTAG
- a CDS encoding FprA family A-type flavoprotein produces the protein MYKLKEIADKVYYVGVNDRQKALFENMWPLPYGVSYNSYLIVDEKTVLVDTVDVCYSDIFLKKIEDALAGRTLDYLIVNHMEPDHSGSIRLLRQLYPDVQIIGNKRTFDMLEGFHGIHTGLLEVKEGDTLSIGHHQLSFYLAPMVHWPEVMVTYDATDKILFSADAFGTFGSLDGAVMDVDMNLDHYWDEMRRYYANIVGKYGNPVQKALQKLSGLEIKTLCSTHGPVWTKYIPDVIKIYDELSRYEGQDGVVIVYGSMYGNTEQMAETIAASLAEHGVKNIVMHNVSKSHASYILKDIFKYKAVIIGCPTYCNQLYPEIDSLLQKIEIREVKNRLFGYFGSFSWAGAAVKRLAAFGEKMNWEVVGTPVEQKQGLKQDKYEACWELGKAMAERI, from the coding sequence ATGTACAAACTGAAGGAAATTGCTGATAAAGTTTATTATGTAGGTGTAAATGATCGCCAGAAGGCTTTGTTTGAAAACATGTGGCCTTTACCTTATGGAGTTTCTTACAATTCGTATCTGATCGTTGATGAAAAGACAGTATTGGTCGATACGGTTGATGTCTGCTATTCAGATATCTTCTTGAAGAAGATAGAAGATGCGTTGGCAGGTCGTACGTTGGATTACCTGATTGTAAATCATATGGAACCGGATCATTCGGGAAGCATCCGTCTGCTCCGCCAGCTTTATCCGGACGTACAGATTATAGGAAACAAGCGCACCTTCGACATGCTGGAAGGATTCCACGGCATTCATACTGGATTGTTGGAAGTAAAAGAAGGTGATACATTGAGTATCGGTCATCATCAGCTTTCTTTCTATCTGGCACCGATGGTACATTGGCCGGAAGTAATGGTGACATACGATGCAACTGATAAGATTCTTTTCTCGGCCGATGCCTTTGGAACATTCGGTTCGCTGGATGGAGCCGTAATGGATGTAGACATGAACCTGGATCATTACTGGGATGAAATGCGCCGTTATTATGCCAACATCGTAGGTAAATATGGTAATCCGGTACAAAAGGCCTTGCAGAAGCTGTCGGGGCTGGAAATCAAAACTCTGTGTTCAACTCACGGACCGGTGTGGACAAAATATATTCCGGATGTGATCAAGATATACGATGAACTGAGCCGTTACGAAGGACAAGACGGTGTCGTAATCGTTTATGGCAGTATGTATGGCAATACCGAACAAATGGCCGAAACGATTGCCGCATCTTTAGCTGAGCATGGAGTGAAAAACATTGTTATGCACAATGTCAGCAAAAGTCATGCTTCTTATATCTTGAAAGATATCTTCAAATACAAGGCGGTTATTATCGGATGTCCTACTTATTGCAATCAGCTTTATCCGGAAATCGATTCATTATTGCAGAAGATAGAAATACGCGAAGTGAAGAACCGCCTGTTCGGTTATTTCGGATCCTTCTCTTGGGCGGGAGCTGCAGTAAAGCGTCTGGCTGCTTTCGGGGAGAAAATGAACTGGGAAGTTGTCGGTACTCCGGTAGAACAAAAGCAAGGCTTGAAGCAGGATAAGTATGAAGCTTGCTGGGAACTGGGTAAGGCAATGGCAGAAAGAATCTGA
- a CDS encoding diaminopimelate dehydrogenase: MEKIRAAIVGYGNIGKYVLEALQAAPDFEVAGVVRRNPNDIPAELQAYPVVDHISKLEKVDVAILATPTRQVEHYAKEILALGINTVDSFDIHGGIADLRRSLDEVAKAHNRVSVISAGWDPGSDSVVRALLEAMVPKGITYTNFGPGMSMGHTVAVKAIEGVKAALSMTIPLGTGVHRRMVYIEVKDGYDFKQVAAAIKADDYFAHDETHVMQVESVDNLLDMGHGVNLVRKGVSGKTQNQLIEFDMKINNPALTAQILVAVARASMKQKPGAYTMIELPIIDMLYGDREALIRRLV, encoded by the coding sequence ATGGAAAAGATTAGAGCAGCCATCGTTGGGTATGGCAACATTGGAAAGTATGTTCTGGAGGCTTTGCAGGCCGCCCCTGATTTTGAAGTTGCTGGCGTTGTACGTCGTAATCCGAATGATATTCCGGCCGAGTTACAAGCTTATCCGGTTGTAGATCATATCTCAAAACTGGAAAAAGTGGATGTCGCTATCTTGGCAACTCCGACTCGTCAGGTGGAACATTATGCAAAAGAAATCTTGGCTTTAGGCATTAATACAGTAGATAGCTTTGATATTCATGGTGGAATCGCAGATCTTCGCCGTTCGTTGGACGAAGTAGCGAAGGCTCACAACCGGGTTTCTGTTATTTCAGCCGGTTGGGATCCGGGAAGCGATTCAGTTGTCCGTGCTTTGTTGGAAGCAATGGTGCCGAAAGGTATTACATATACAAACTTTGGTCCGGGTATGAGCATGGGACATACCGTAGCTGTTAAAGCAATTGAAGGCGTAAAGGCGGCATTGAGTATGACAATTCCGTTGGGAACCGGCGTTCATCGTCGTATGGTTTACATCGAAGTGAAAGACGGATACGATTTTAAGCAGGTTGCTGCTGCTATCAAAGCCGACGATTACTTTGCCCACGATGAAACTCACGTGATGCAGGTTGAAAGCGTAGATAACTTGTTGGATATGGGACACGGTGTAAACTTGGTACGAAAAGGTGTATCGGGTAAAACACAGAACCAGTTGATCGAATTCGACATGAAGATCAACAATCCGGCGCTGACTGCTCAGATTCTGGTAGCTGTTGCCCGCGCCAGTATGAAGCAGAAACCGGGAGCTTATACAATGATCGAATTGCCAATCATCGATATGCTGTATGGCGATCGTGAAGCCTTGATCAGAAGACTTGTTTAA
- the lgt gene encoding prolipoprotein diacylglyceryl transferase: MLDFITWTADPAIFSIGSREIRWYGLAFAVGFWIGYMIVQKMWKQEKLKPEWIDSLLMYTIFGTVIGSRLGHCLFYAPDYYLANPIEILKIWEGGLASHGGTLGIIIAIYFYSKRVTHKSMLWTFDKLVVPTGLVAAMIRLGNLMNHEIYGHPTDVPWAFRFIENLHAWKAGAEPIFSAPSHPTQLYEALCYLLTFFLCMWLYFRKEAWKREGLIFGVFMICIFTSRFFIEFLKNDQEAFEANMVLNMGQLLSIPFVLAGIWFVIRACRQSGKPQTLK, encoded by the coding sequence ATGTTGGATTTTATCACATGGACAGCTGATCCGGCCATCTTCTCAATCGGTTCGAGAGAGATTCGATGGTATGGCTTGGCTTTTGCTGTTGGTTTCTGGATTGGATATATGATCGTTCAGAAAATGTGGAAACAAGAGAAGCTCAAGCCGGAGTGGATCGATTCCTTGTTGATGTACACCATCTTTGGTACGGTAATCGGATCACGTTTGGGACATTGTCTTTTTTATGCGCCGGATTATTATCTGGCTAATCCGATAGAAATCCTTAAAATTTGGGAAGGTGGGCTTGCCAGCCATGGTGGAACATTGGGTATTATTATCGCCATTTACTTTTATTCCAAGCGGGTTACCCATAAAAGTATGCTGTGGACATTCGACAAGCTGGTGGTACCGACGGGACTGGTCGCAGCCATGATCCGTTTGGGTAACCTGATGAACCACGAGATCTATGGTCATCCTACTGATGTTCCCTGGGCTTTTCGCTTTATTGAAAACTTGCATGCCTGGAAAGCCGGTGCCGAACCGATATTCTCTGCGCCGAGTCATCCGACACAGCTATATGAAGCCCTTTGTTATCTCCTGACATTCTTCCTGTGTATGTGGCTGTATTTCCGGAAAGAAGCCTGGAAGCGCGAGGGACTTATCTTTGGTGTATTCATGATCTGTATATTCACATCCCGTTTCTTTATCGAATTCCTGAAGAACGACCAGGAAGCATTCGAAGCCAATATGGTATTGAATATGGGACAATTACTTAGTATTCCGTTTGTATTGGCAGGTATATGGTTTGTTATTAGAGCCTGCCGTCAATCCGGTAAACCCCAAACATTAAAATAA